A portion of the Methanomicrobia archaeon genome contains these proteins:
- a CDS encoding thioredoxin family protein, which translates to MRIEIFGPEPSCARCKASLKNAKKAVEELGVDADVVKKDIMSQDGMALGIALPPALVIDGKVMKLGAVPTIDEVKAAIEKVRAGLA; encoded by the coding sequence ATGAGAATCGAGATATTCGGGCCTGAGCCCTCCTGCGCGCGGTGCAAGGCCAGTCTGAAGAATGCAAAGAAGGCGGTCGAGGAGCTTGGCGTGGATGCGGACGTGGTGAAGAAGGACATTATGTCACAGGATGGTATGGCGCTTGGCATTGCACTCCCACCCGCACTGGTGATAGACGGTAAAGTGATGAAACTGGGTGCCGTGCCGACCATAGACGAGGTGAAGGCCGCGATCGAGAAGGTACGGGCGGGTCTGGCTTAG